The Chlorocebus sabaeus isolate Y175 chromosome 1, mChlSab1.0.hap1, whole genome shotgun sequence genome includes a region encoding these proteins:
- the TIMM10B gene encoding mitochondrial import inner membrane translocase subunit Tim10 B isoform X3: protein MLRDFLLVYNRMTELCFQRCVPSLHHRALDAEEVGNCEACLHSCAGKLIHSNHRLMAAYVQLMPALVQRRIADYEAVSAVPGVAAEQPGVSPSGS from the exons ATG CTGCGTGACTTCCTGTTGGTCTACAATCGGATGACAGAACTCTGCTTCCAGCGTTGTGTGCCCAGCTTGCACCACCGAGCTCTGGACGCTGAGGAGGTGGGGAACTGT GAGGCCTGTCTGCACAGCTGTGCTGGGAAGCTGATCCATTCCAACCACCGCCTCATGGCCGCTTACGTGCAGCTCATGCCTGCCCTGGTACAGCGCCGCATCGCAGACTACGAGGCTGTCTCGGCTGTGCCAGGCGTTGCTGCTGAGCAGCCTGGGGTCTCTCCATCAGGCAGCTAG
- the TIMM10B gene encoding mitochondrial import inner membrane translocase subunit Tim10 B isoform X1: MEPQQQQQQLRNLRDFLLVYNRMTELCFQRCVPSLHHRALDAEEVGNCEACLHSCAGKLIHSNHRLMAAYVQLMPALVQRRIADYEAVSAVPGVAAEQPGVSPSGS; the protein is encoded by the exons ATGGAGccgcagcagcagcaacagcaactgAGAAAC CTGCGTGACTTCCTGTTGGTCTACAATCGGATGACAGAACTCTGCTTCCAGCGTTGTGTGCCCAGCTTGCACCACCGAGCTCTGGACGCTGAGGAGGTGGGGAACTGT GAGGCCTGTCTGCACAGCTGTGCTGGGAAGCTGATCCATTCCAACCACCGCCTCATGGCCGCTTACGTGCAGCTCATGCCTGCCCTGGTACAGCGCCGCATCGCAGACTACGAGGCTGTCTCGGCTGTGCCAGGCGTTGCTGCTGAGCAGCCTGGGGTCTCTCCATCAGGCAGCTAG
- the TIMM10B gene encoding mitochondrial import inner membrane translocase subunit Tim10 B isoform X4 → MLRDFLLVYNRMTELCFQRCVPSLHHRALDAEEEACLHSCAGKLIHSNHRLMAAYVQLMPALVQRRIADYEAVSAVPGVAAEQPGVSPSGS, encoded by the exons ATG CTGCGTGACTTCCTGTTGGTCTACAATCGGATGACAGAACTCTGCTTCCAGCGTTGTGTGCCCAGCTTGCACCACCGAGCTCTGGACGCTGAGGAG GAGGCCTGTCTGCACAGCTGTGCTGGGAAGCTGATCCATTCCAACCACCGCCTCATGGCCGCTTACGTGCAGCTCATGCCTGCCCTGGTACAGCGCCGCATCGCAGACTACGAGGCTGTCTCGGCTGTGCCAGGCGTTGCTGCTGAGCAGCCTGGGGTCTCTCCATCAGGCAGCTAG
- the TIMM10B gene encoding mitochondrial import inner membrane translocase subunit Tim10 B isoform X2: MEPQQQQQQLRNLRDFLLVYNRMTELCFQRCVPSLHHRALDAEEEACLHSCAGKLIHSNHRLMAAYVQLMPALVQRRIADYEAVSAVPGVAAEQPGVSPSGS, from the exons ATGGAGccgcagcagcagcaacagcaactgAGAAAC CTGCGTGACTTCCTGTTGGTCTACAATCGGATGACAGAACTCTGCTTCCAGCGTTGTGTGCCCAGCTTGCACCACCGAGCTCTGGACGCTGAGGAG GAGGCCTGTCTGCACAGCTGTGCTGGGAAGCTGATCCATTCCAACCACCGCCTCATGGCCGCTTACGTGCAGCTCATGCCTGCCCTGGTACAGCGCCGCATCGCAGACTACGAGGCTGTCTCGGCTGTGCCAGGCGTTGCTGCTGAGCAGCCTGGGGTCTCTCCATCAGGCAGCTAG
- the ARFIP2 gene encoding arfaptin-2 isoform X1, translating into MTDGILGKAATMEIPIHGNGEARQLPEDDGLEQDLQQVMVSGPNLNETSIVSGGYGGSGDGLIPTGSGRHPSHSTTPAGPGDEVARGIAGEKFDIVKKWGINTYKCTKQLLSERFGRGSRTVDLELELQIELLRETKRKYESVLQLGRALTAHLYSLLQTQHALGDAFADLSQKSPELQVPHPDQRGWGNWAWALPGSHSSSSLPPAAHRENPFRVGPALPPAALTCGGSLREEFGYNAETQKLLCKNGETLLGAVNFFVSSINTLVTKTMEDTLMTVKQYEAARLEYDAYRTDLEELSLGPRDAGTRGRLESAQATFQAHRDKYEKLRGDVAIKLKFLEENKIKVMHKQLLLFHNAVSAYFAGNQKQLEQTLQQFNIKLRPPGAEKPSWLEEQ; encoded by the exons ATGACGGACGGGATCCTAGGGAAGGCAGCCACAATGGAGATCCCTATCCACGGGAACGGCGAAGCCAGGCAGCTTCCTGAAGATGATGGGCTGGAGCAG GACCTCCAGCAAGTGATGGTGTCAGGACCCAACCTCAATGAAACCAGCATTGTGTCTGGTGGCTATGGGGGCTCTGGTGATGGACTCATCCCCACAG GGTCTGGCCGCCATCCATCTCACAGCACCACTCCCGCTGGCCCTGGAGATGAGGTGGCTCGGGGCATTGCTGGAGAAAAGTTTGACATCGTCAAGAAATGGGGCATCAACACCTATAAG TGCACAAAGCAACTGTTATCAGAACGATTTGGTCGAGGCTCACGGACTGTGGACCTGGAGCTAGAGCTGCAGATTGAGTTGCTGCGTGAGACGAAGCGCAAGTATGAGAGTGTCCTGCAGCTGGGCCGGGCACTGACAGCCCACCTCTACAGCCTGCTGCAGACCCAGCATGCACTAGGTGATGCCTTTGCTGACCTCAGCCAGAAGTCCCCAGAGCTTCAGGTGCCTCACCCAGACCAAAGAGGGTGGGGGAACTGGGCATGGGCCCTCCCAGGCAGTCATTcgtcatcctccctccctcctgcagccCACAGAGAGAACCCCTTCAGGGTGGGCCCAGCCCTACCCCCAGCAGCACTCACCTGTGGAGGCAGCCTAAGG GAGGAGTTTGGCTACAATGCAGAAACACAGAAACTGCTATGCAAGAATGGGGAAACGCTGTTAGGAGCTGTGAACTTCTTTGTCTCTAGCATCAACACACTGGTCACCAAGACCATGGAAGACACGCTCATGACTGTGAAACAGTATGAGGCTGCCAG gctggaatatgaTGCCTACCGAACAGACTTAGAGGAGCTGAGCCTAGGCCCCCGGGATGCAGGGACACGTGGTCGACTCGAGAGTGCCCAGGCCACTTTCCAGGCCCATCGGGACAAGTATGAGAAGCTGCGGGGAGATGTGGCCATCAAGCTCAAGTTCCTGGAAGAAAACAAG ATCAAGGTGATGCACAAGCAGCTGCTGCTCTTCCATAATGCCGTGTCCGCCTACTTTGCTGGGAACCAGAAACAGCTGGAGCAGACCCTGCAGCAGTTCAACATCAAGCTTCGGCCTCCAGGAGCTGAGAAACCCTCCTGGCTAGAGGAGCAGTGA
- the ARFIP2 gene encoding arfaptin-2 isoform X2, whose product MTDGILGKAATMEIPIHGNGEARQLPEDDGLEQDLQQVMVSGPNLNETSIVSGGYGGSGDGLIPTGSGRHPSHSTTPAGPGDEVARGIAGEKFDIVKKWGINTYKCTKQLLSERFGRGSRTVDLELELQIELLRETKRKYESVLQLGRALTAHLYSLLQTQHALGDAFADLSQKSPELQEEFGYNAETQKLLCKNGETLLGAVNFFVSSINTLVTKTMEDTLMTVKQYEAARLEYDAYRTDLEELSLGPRDAGTRGRLESAQATFQAHRDKYEKLRGDVAIKLKFLEENKIKVMHKQLLLFHNAVSAYFAGNQKQLEQTLQQFNIKLRPPGAEKPSWLEEQ is encoded by the exons ATGACGGACGGGATCCTAGGGAAGGCAGCCACAATGGAGATCCCTATCCACGGGAACGGCGAAGCCAGGCAGCTTCCTGAAGATGATGGGCTGGAGCAG GACCTCCAGCAAGTGATGGTGTCAGGACCCAACCTCAATGAAACCAGCATTGTGTCTGGTGGCTATGGGGGCTCTGGTGATGGACTCATCCCCACAG GGTCTGGCCGCCATCCATCTCACAGCACCACTCCCGCTGGCCCTGGAGATGAGGTGGCTCGGGGCATTGCTGGAGAAAAGTTTGACATCGTCAAGAAATGGGGCATCAACACCTATAAG TGCACAAAGCAACTGTTATCAGAACGATTTGGTCGAGGCTCACGGACTGTGGACCTGGAGCTAGAGCTGCAGATTGAGTTGCTGCGTGAGACGAAGCGCAAGTATGAGAGTGTCCTGCAGCTGGGCCGGGCACTGACAGCCCACCTCTACAGCCTGCTGCAGACCCAGCATGCACTAGGTGATGCCTTTGCTGACCTCAGCCAGAAGTCCCCAGAGCTTCAG GAGGAGTTTGGCTACAATGCAGAAACACAGAAACTGCTATGCAAGAATGGGGAAACGCTGTTAGGAGCTGTGAACTTCTTTGTCTCTAGCATCAACACACTGGTCACCAAGACCATGGAAGACACGCTCATGACTGTGAAACAGTATGAGGCTGCCAG gctggaatatgaTGCCTACCGAACAGACTTAGAGGAGCTGAGCCTAGGCCCCCGGGATGCAGGGACACGTGGTCGACTCGAGAGTGCCCAGGCCACTTTCCAGGCCCATCGGGACAAGTATGAGAAGCTGCGGGGAGATGTGGCCATCAAGCTCAAGTTCCTGGAAGAAAACAAG ATCAAGGTGATGCACAAGCAGCTGCTGCTCTTCCATAATGCCGTGTCCGCCTACTTTGCTGGGAACCAGAAACAGCTGGAGCAGACCCTGCAGCAGTTCAACATCAAGCTTCGGCCTCCAGGAGCTGAGAAACCCTCCTGGCTAGAGGAGCAGTGA